A segment of the Pedobacter faecalis genome:
ATCAGCATAGTAGTACCATCTTGCAGGTTCCACTTTAATGTGCTTCCTAACTGTATTAAAGCCCATGGCTTTGATCGTTTTAAGATCGAATTGCAATGCATCGTCATTGGGCGCTGTATAAAGGCCGTCAGGCCAAAAGCCTTGGTCCAACGCTCCAAGGTTATATATATACTTATTATTCAAGAGTATGCGATCAAAACCTTTGGCATCTTTGCCAATACTTATTTTACGCATACCGAAGTAGCTTTTTACCTGATCACTCCCCATCGTTATTTGGAGATCGTACAAATATGGGCTTTCGGGCGACCATAGTCGAACATCATCTATTGGAACACTGAGTGTAGTGTTAGTGATACCAATCATTTCCTTTCCTGCTACGCGCACCGTAACCGGCGCGTCACATTGTGAATTGACCTTAATGCGAACCAACGATTCGTCAATATCCGGTGTTATTACTAGGTCTTCTATAAAATTTTCGGGGACAGTTTCTAACCACACGGTCTGCCAAATGCCACTACTTGAAGTATAATAAATATTCGCTGGGTTTAAAGCTTGCTTCCCGTGCGGTCCTACACCTTGATCGGTTGGATCGTATACTTTAACTTTTAGCTCGTTGATACCCTCATCGAGAAAATCCGTAATGTCAAAAGTAAAAGCCGTATAGCCACCTTTATGTATACCGACTTGCCTATCATTAATATATACCGTTGCCTGCCAGTCTACGGCACCGAAATGGAGTAAAATTTTGTCACCATGGTTAACTTGTGGTTTGACAATATTCCTCTTATACCATAAATTTTGATTTGGAAAGAGTGACTGAGCAACACCAGAAAGACTAGACTCGACTGGATAAGGAACCAGTATGTCACCCTGGTATTCCGATGGCTCTTTTGAACCTATCTCGGTGATTGCATATTTCCATAATCCATTAAGATTTGTCCATTTTTTTCTTTCCAACAAGGGTCGTGGATAGGCAGCCGAGACCCTAATCGCGCTAACGCTATCTGCCCATTTAGTCTGTAAGCGAGCTGGACGAATTGTCCATTGACAGGGGGCGCTTGACATTAGAAATACAAGCATTATAGCCAGAAATAGGAGTCGGTATAACTTTGATTTATTTTTCATTATACATTTCAAAATTTTGATTGGTCTGTTATTGTTATAATAAAGTGCAATTCACTTTTATATTAATATTCACTTCTAGTGAGCCCTAAGCCTGGTGTTTTCCCAGATGAATCAAGCTCCAAGCCTAAATCAATACGTTTTAAGTTGGCAGGAATTCCTTGTAGCATCCACCTTGGGCAAGGTTTACCTTTCAAATAATGATCAAAAAATTGATGCATTCTAATTGCGAAGTCTTTCGCTGAATTTCCCTCAACCCCATGGTTTCCATCGTTATATTCTAACAGCCAGGCTTTTTTACCAAGACGGCGAAGTGCAGTAAATAGTTCAATTGCTTGGGTAAAAGGACATACTCCGTCAACCGAAGTATGAAACATTAATAACGGCGTAGAAACTTGATTGACCTTGAAAATCGGAGAATTATTTATATACCATTCGGGTTTTTCCCATGGAGTAAAGCCCATCCGCCAAAATGTAGATTCGTACATATTTTGAAGCACAGACCCATCGCCGGCTAAACTACCATAGCCGCTAATGAAATTTGAAATTCCCGAAGCAGAGCATGCTGCAGAAAATAGATTTGTGTGTGTGACCAGGTAATTAGTCTCAAACCCGCCAAAACTACATCCTTGGATTCCCAACCTTGCAGAGTCCACATATGGAAGCTTAGCCAAATATTTGGCTGCGGAGACAACATATTTTCGGGTGCTTTCGCCGGGTTCACCAACTTGAAAATATATGTCCGGGACAAATACTAAATATTCACTGCTAACATAGGTCGGGATATTTATTGAGCATCCGTTCGAAAGATCCTCAGGTGTTAAATAAGCGTTCAAGCCATCCGATTTTCTCTCATAGTAGGTCAGAATAACGGGATACCTTTTCTTGGGATCAAAATTCTCTGGCTTATAAAGAACCCCTTTCGACATGATACTATCCTCTAACCCAAATGTATGTAACTCGGTTCGGTACCAGTTGTATTGTTTTTGAGGACACAAAAACGTAAGCTGACGAAAGTTCTTGAAATCTCTTGTAAAGAATAGATTAGGAAACTCACTTGCACTCATTCGTCGAACAACGAACGCATCATTATTCAACGATTTTCGAACGGAAAAGTTAACACCGTCAGGTATATATGGGTTGCTTTTGATATCAAAAATAAATGGCCCCATAACTAAACGTTCAGGATCTCGGTCGCTATTCAGTACCATCGAGTAGAAACCATTATGCTTATTATTCTGGTTGAACGCGGCCAGCAAGGACGGTTTTATTGTATCGATTTGCCCCTCGCTCTCACTAGCGAAGCGCAGAACCGTCTTTGTCTTTTGTCCATAGCCGTTTGTTAGGTTTCTTGGAGGGCGAATACCAGAGGGATCCAGTTGCCAGATATCGAACTCATCATATATCAGCAAAGCTTTATCGTCCGAATACCAACCTGCTAGATTGTATAATCCAAAAGGTTTCCCAGGTTTATCGCTGCTGTACCATTTTGTATTCAATCCTTTCGTAATATTCGTTAGGCGTTGATTTTCGAATTCATAACTGAAATATGAGCTTTCGTCTGGATCATAGTAAATGGCAAAATGGCCTCCTGGCGATATTCTATATTTGAAGTCTGTGTTCCTTTTTATCAGCCTTCTACTGCCCTCAGGCAAGTTAAGAATGTAGTAGTCTTTCTTTCCGGCGATATTCCAGTCAGCCTCTCCAGAGCCCACGTTCCCGTTGTAATGTGTTATCAGAAAAGCTTGTTGGTTCATATTGAAGTCCTGAATGAAATCATTTCTGCCCTCTAGTCTCAACATTTTCCTATCCTTTATATCGAAGACAAATCTGTAACTGCGAATTTCAGGTTCAGTCAATTGTTGACTCTGGAGCTTTTCATCAGAATAACTCCACACATTTAAACTTACATCCGAAGGTTGTTTCGTAATTTCTACTGTTCGCTCTCTCATCAATAGAAAAAGAAAACGCCCTTCATTATTTAAACCCTCAATACGTTCAATCTCCATGTCCTGAAAATCTCGAAGAATTACGGCGCTGCTCGTTATACATCTTGCGGCAGTATCACCAAGTGTAAATAGCCAAAAGCTATGAAACTCGTCCTGCTTATTCTTGGCCTGAATGGCGATTCTTTTTTGATCACCGCTCCAAGTCATGGTAAGAATCTCATCTCCCGTCCAGACCCGTTGGCTCTTTCCGGTAGTTAAGCTTAAGAGCATTAATGACGTTTTATTGGATCCCTCTTCATCTTTAATTTTTATCAACACCATATTACCGTTGTCACAAAATTGGTAGTCCAAAACCGAGTGCATTCTGACCTTTGAGTTCGACTTTAAGTTCAATAGCGTCAAAGTTGTGTGCTCCCTTTCAGTGTAGCCGATGACTGAGGTGCTGCTAGAAACTTTAACATCCTTTATGCCTCTGATATACTGTATGCTTTTGTTTCGAGTGTTCAACACGCATAGACTATCACTAGAAACACGTAATATGAAGAAGCGACTATCATTAGTAAAGATTGGTTCACCGGCATCCGCATTAGTATATATTTTAATTGCCCAATCATTGGTAGTAGAATTTATAGAAACGGATTTTTTATTATCGTTGCCCTCTTTTATCTCGTAACTAACGTATTCGCCGTCATTAGAAATTGATTTAAAATTTAGGGAAGGCCAGGATTTGTAAGCCGCCTGGTCAAGTGAGGGTTTTTGCGCATATCCATGACAATAAAAGATCAACAGAAGCAATCGAACGAGGTATCTCATCAGCTGGATTATAAAGGTGTTAAAAACTTAATTGGACCAAAATTGCTCTAGTAGCCTGGGTTTTGATTTCCCACCAAGCCTGGATTTCTTCTCATATCATTCTCTGGAATTGGATACAATTCATCAGTTGACTGCCATGTCGAACCTTTTCGCGCATGTAAGATGTCATTTACAAGGCCAAGCCGTTTCAGGTCGAGCCATCTATGCCCCCACTCTGAAAACAGCTCCTTCCTTCGCTCGGCTGAAATGGCTTGAAGTAGTTCCTCTTTGGAAGTAAAGATCATACCCGGCAAACCCGCACGCTTACGAACAACATTTAAATCGCGCACGGCGTCTTCGTTCCTATCTAGATATAGATTTGCCTCAGCACGGATAAGATATTGCTCAGCAACACGCAATACTATTGAATATTCATTTACGGCGGCGAATGGATCCTTAATTTTATATTTGTACGGATAGAAATACTCCGCCATACCGACCTGCGCGCGGCCAACCCAATTAATTAATCTTCTGTCAATTGTACTGAAGTCTTCGACTAAATCCCTATTCAAATAGACCGGATTATCCAATGCACTTGGGCCCTGTGAAGGTAAAATAAACAGTCTTCCTTCCGATGTGTTGCTGATAAAATTATCTACAGGTTGTAAGGACCAAATTGTCTCCTTAGTGTTTTTAAGAAAAACAGATTTTACATCAACTGTATCGTATGTTGTTTTATTATTTATCAATTCAGAGGCATATTTCTCCGCTTGCACATAATCTTCAACATAAATAGAAACTCTCGCTAGTAATGCTTGTGCAGAACCCTTATTGGGACGAGTCCTGTCCGATACAGGTTTTTGCTGTGCGTTGAGGTAATCCGTACTTAACTTCGATTCTGCATCTTTCAAATCTAATACGACTTGGCGATAAACAGTTTCCTGGGCAACCCGTGGTGCGTTGCTGTTTAACTTATAGTCGGTTGACAATATTAGGGGAACGTCCCCGTATAAATTTGTAAGGTAGAAATACAAGAATGCACGCATGAATTTTGCCTCCCCAATTAGTTGTTGCTTTACTAGCGGGCTCAATGACAAGCTCGATTCGAGCCCCTCTATCGCTGCGTTGATGTTAAAAATTAGCGGGTAGGTATTGAGCCAAACATCCGAATTAGAGGTGTTTATACTAGTAAGTTCGTTTTTATAGTAGGCTAGTAGAGAAACGTCCGTCACCCCGTTAAATAATATTAATTCATCAGCTGAAAGTCCACATAAGAAAGATAGCCCAGTGACACCTACTCTGGCGCCAGCTTGACTCATTTTTGTGTAGATACCTGTTATAGACGCCGTCGCACTTGCATCATTTGCATACACTATGCTTGAGTTAGTACTCGTTGAGGGTGCATTTACTTCAACAAACTTCTTACAGCTAACTACTAGTAAGCCTGATAGCGTAAACAACAATATCCATTTTTTTATAACGATCAATTTTGTTCTCATGGCGGTTGGATTAAAAGGTAACCTGGATTCCGGTGGAGATTACCCTTAATGGAGGTAAAGTAAGGCTTGATTTAGTTTCCGGGTCCAGACCTTGGTAATTTGTAATGGTTAATAAATTTTGTCCTTGTACAAACACTTTCCCATAACGCATCTTTAGCTTTGAAATAACTTGTTGTGGAATTGCCCAGGATAATGACAGGTTTTTCAACCTTATATAGGATGCGTCAGCCCATACCGCGTTACTGCTATAGATTGCGAATGCGGGAGTTAATACATCGAAATCGCCGCTTGAATACTTTTGAACGCGCGCGTTACTATTAGAGGCATTCCAAGCATTCAAAACTGTCCTTGGCTGATTTACGGGACTGAACGCTCCGGGGAAGCCATTTCCATAAAAGTAATTCTGCCCCATTTGTCTTACAAATTGAAACAAGAAATCAAGTGCGAAACTTCGATAACTAAATGAATTATTTA
Coding sequences within it:
- a CDS encoding alpha/beta hydrolase family protein, with translation MRYLVRLLLLIFYCHGYAQKPSLDQAAYKSWPSLNFKSISNDGEYVSYEIKEGNDNKKSVSINSTTNDWAIKIYTNADAGEPIFTNDSRFFILRVSSDSLCVLNTRNKSIQYIRGIKDVKVSSSTSVIGYTEREHTTLTLLNLKSNSKVRMHSVLDYQFCDNGNMVLIKIKDEEGSNKTSLMLLSLTTGKSQRVWTGDEILTMTWSGDQKRIAIQAKNKQDEFHSFWLFTLGDTAARCITSSAVILRDFQDMEIERIEGLNNEGRFLFLLMRERTVEITKQPSDVSLNVWSYSDEKLQSQQLTEPEIRSYRFVFDIKDRKMLRLEGRNDFIQDFNMNQQAFLITHYNGNVGSGEADWNIAGKKDYYILNLPEGSRRLIKRNTDFKYRISPGGHFAIYYDPDESSYFSYEFENQRLTNITKGLNTKWYSSDKPGKPFGLYNLAGWYSDDKALLIYDEFDIWQLDPSGIRPPRNLTNGYGQKTKTVLRFASESEGQIDTIKPSLLAAFNQNNKHNGFYSMVLNSDRDPERLVMGPFIFDIKSNPYIPDGVNFSVRKSLNNDAFVVRRMSASEFPNLFFTRDFKNFRQLTFLCPQKQYNWYRTELHTFGLEDSIMSKGVLYKPENFDPKKRYPVILTYYERKSDGLNAYLTPEDLSNGCSINIPTYVSSEYLVFVPDIYFQVGEPGESTRKYVVSAAKYLAKLPYVDSARLGIQGCSFGGFETNYLVTHTNLFSAACSASGISNFISGYGSLAGDGSVLQNMYESTFWRMGFTPWEKPEWYINNSPIFKVNQVSTPLLMFHTSVDGVCPFTQAIELFTALRRLGKKAWLLEYNDGNHGVEGNSAKDFAIRMHQFFDHYLKGKPCPRWMLQGIPANLKRIDLGLELDSSGKTPGLGLTRSEY
- a CDS encoding RagB/SusD family nutrient uptake outer membrane protein, whose protein sequence is MRTKLIVIKKWILLFTLSGLLVVSCKKFVEVNAPSTSTNSSIVYANDASATASITGIYTKMSQAGARVGVTGLSFLCGLSADELILFNGVTDVSLLAYYKNELTSINTSNSDVWLNTYPLIFNINAAIEGLESSLSLSPLVKQQLIGEAKFMRAFLYFYLTNLYGDVPLILSTDYKLNSNAPRVAQETVYRQVVLDLKDAESKLSTDYLNAQQKPVSDRTRPNKGSAQALLARVSIYVEDYVQAEKYASELINNKTTYDTVDVKSVFLKNTKETIWSLQPVDNFISNTSEGRLFILPSQGPSALDNPVYLNRDLVEDFSTIDRRLINWVGRAQVGMAEYFYPYKYKIKDPFAAVNEYSIVLRVAEQYLIRAEANLYLDRNEDAVRDLNVVRKRAGLPGMIFTSKEELLQAISAERRKELFSEWGHRWLDLKRLGLVNDILHARKGSTWQSTDELYPIPENDMRRNPGLVGNQNPGY